In Arachis hypogaea cultivar Tifrunner chromosome 17, arahy.Tifrunner.gnm2.J5K5, whole genome shotgun sequence, a single window of DNA contains:
- the LOC112764701 gene encoding lysM domain-containing GPI-anchored protein 1: MLRMPKQDTILHCTLFLLLLQILTAPKPATCKSTIEPCTNNDSCNALLGYTLYTDLKVSEVASLFQIDPISLLTANAIDISYPDVEHHILPSKLFIKVPISCSCVDGIRKSVSTHYRTRPSDTLSSIADSVYGGLVSADQLSEANSISDPSVLDVGQSLLVPLPCTCFNGTDNSLPAIYMSYVVQPVDSLAAIAARYFTTLTDLMDVNAMGSTAITDGDILAIPIPACASNFPRSSSDFGLLVPNGSYAITAGHCVQCSCGPRDLNLYCMPASLAVSCSSMQCKNSNLMLGNVTIQQGSGGCNVTSCNYDGIVNGTIMTMLTPSLQPRCPGSREFPPLIAPPTSIRRDSELAPAPAPQSDGIGLGTPKSSVVPSTTGLPGFPPANGPISALSSGASAACSLVIPSSAMTSALVLLLVKLMIPVAL; the protein is encoded by the exons ATGCTAAGAATGCCAAAGCAAGACACCATTCTTCACTGCACTTTGTTCTTGCTACTCTTGCAGATTCTCACAGCTCCCAAACCAGCAACATGCAAATCCACCATAGAACCCTGCACCAACAACGACTCATGCAACGCGCTCTTAGGCTACACACTCTACACCGACCTTAAAGTCTCCGAGGTAGCTTCACTCTTTCAAATCGACCCTATTTCTCTCCTCACCGCAAACGCCATCGACATATCTTACCCTGACGTGGAGCACCATATTCTCCCTTCCAAGCTCTTCATCAAGGTTCCAATTTCATGCTCCTGCGTCGACGGGATCCGAAAATCGGTTTCAACGCATTACAGGACTCGCCCTTCGGACACGCTTTCTTCCATTGCAGACTCTGTATATGGAGGTTTGGTATCTGCGGACCAGCTTTCGGAGGCTAACTCCATAAGTGACCCTTCGGTTCTTGATGTGGGTCAGAGCCTTCTGGTGCCTCTTCCTTGTACTTGTTTTAATGGCACTGATAATTCACTTCCAGCGATTTACATGTCCTATGTGgttcagcctgttgattctttggcTGCTATTGCGGCCAGGTATTTCACTACTTTAACTGATTTGATGGATGTTAATGCCATGGGAAGTACTGCTATTACTGATGGTGATATTCTTGCCATTCCAATTCCGG CTTGTGCTTCAAATTTCCCAAGATCTTCTTCTGATTTTGGCTTGCTTGTTCCCAATGGAAGTTATGCCATTACAGCAGGGCATTGTGTGCAGTGTAGCTGTGGACCGCGGGATCTTAA TTTGTATTGTATGCCGGCTTCGCTGGCTGTTTCTTGCTCCAGCATGCAATGTAAAAACAGCAATCTTATGCTTGGGAATGTTACGATCCAACAAGGTAGTGGCGGCTGCAATGTTACTTCTTGTAACTATGATGGCATTGTTAATGGAACCATAATGACAAT GTTGACACCATCCCTTCAACCTCGATGTCCAG GGTCTAGGGAATTCCCCCCTCTCATTGCCCCACCTACATCTATAAGGAGAGATTCAGAACTAGCACCAGCACCAGCACCTCAATCAGATGGAATCGGTCTAGGAACGCCCAAATCCTCAGTGGTTCCTTCAACAACAGGTCTTCCAGGATTCCCGCCGGCAAATGGTCCTATTAGCGCGCTTTCTTCTGGTGCTTCTGCCGCTTGCTCCTTGGTTATTCCATCATCCGCCATGACATCTGCACTTGTGTTATTACTTGTCAAGTTGATGATCCCTGTGGCATTGtaa